The DNA sequence AAATACCACAAATCGATTAAATAATGTGCCGCCACAGGGCCGAGAATTGAGCCTGAGCGCAGATAAAACACCATCAAAACCGCCCCGACCACGGCGCTATCGATGATGTTGGGCACGCCGTTGGACCAATGGATGATCCCAAACACCACCGATGACACCACCACCAACCAAACCTGGTTTTCGCTAAAAGCGCCGATCACCCTCTTGGCCACCGTGCGGAAGGCCAGTTCCTCGCTTAATGCGACCAAGGCCAGACCGAACGTGACATCCAGCCAATACACGGCCCCTAAGTCTAAATCCGGATAGGTAAATAGTTCCGTCCCCGGAATGAGTTCTTTTAAGGGTTGGCGCACGGCGTATTCAGCGGCCATTGATAAGACCACAACAAGACCAATCCCAAATGCGAAATTCCCAAAATAAGACCCCCACGGATGGGACGGATACTTGTTGAAGCGAAGTGCCTCCGTCGCGGCGGCGCGAAATGGCGGATAAAAGAAGATCACTGCCAAGGCCAGGAACCGAGAACCGTAATCCACCGTCAGCCAGGCCGTCACCCCCTCGGCACGAACGAATAAAAAATCATTCAGCACAAAAGGGGCCGCCACCGCAGCCCCCATAAGCAAATCCGTCGCCCGAGACCCCATCGCTAATTCTCGCCCCAATACCCGTTCCCCATATTTGTCCACAGCTTATCGCATTTCACCCTATACCCAAACACTGCGTCAGCAGGTATACTGAAATTCAGGTCGATTCTATTGATGCGCTGCCGGTTAAGGATTCCATGAAGTTTCCCGTTATCGTCGCTTCTGTTCTTATTTTGGGTGCCTGTGCTAGCCCTGTGCCTCCCTCCACAACAGAGGCAAAGAAGGCCCCCAATTCTTTTGCATCCGTGCCTCTTTCAGTTGCTGAGCCTCTGCTGCGAACGGCTGAAAAAGCTTACATCCGGCATGAATATGCCGACGCCGTGGAAATCTGGCAGGATTTAGCGAATAAGGGCAACGCCACGGCGCAGTTCCGCATGGGGTTCTTATTTACCAATGGCGAAATCACGCGACCGCGACCGGAGCAGGCCAATCGCTGGCTGCGCCCCGCCGCTGAGCAAAATCATCCCCATGCCCAGATGCTCCTCGGCAGCAGCTTCGCCTGGGGCGATGGTCAGGCCCGCGACCTTGATCGAGCCGAATACTGGTTTCGCCGGGCTGCCCGCTCGAACGACCCCTTCATTGTCCGCATGATCGGCAGTTACTACCAAGCCACCCAAAACGCCGCAGCAGATGCCCGCGCCGTGCCCTGGTTTGAACGCGCCGCCGCCCTGGGAAGTGTTGGCGCGTTGGTTGATCTCGGTCGGATTTTCAGAGAAGGGCGCGGGGCTACTAAAAACCTGGCCAAGGCGCTTGGCTTCTTCGGCCGCGCGGCCGTCCAAGGCGATGCCGACGCGCACGGAGATCTTGGTGAAATGTACTTAAAAGGCGAAGGCCGGGCGGTCGATTACACCCTGGCCCTGAAACACTTAAGCGTTGCCGCTACCCAAGGCCTCGCCAAGGCGCAATTTCAATTGGGGGAACTCTACCGGGACGGACGGGGCACGGCGCGTGATCTAAAATCCGCCCGTCATTGGTTTGAAAAATCTGCCAACAACAACAATGCCAACGCCGCCTTCTCCTTGTCGGCCATGTACTTGGGCGGCGAATTAAAAGCCCGAGACGGAATCACCCGAGCCTACAGCTGGTTTGTCCGGGGCCTCCGCGCCCAAGGCTTGAACCCGTCGGTTCTCATCCATCAAAAACTGAGGCCAATGACACAGGGGTAGGGCCGATTTCTTCACGTGACAACAGCGGAAAAACCCAGGCAGAATAGCAAACGATTCTAAAACGTGAATGCCTTTTAGGAGACGAAATGTTCCTGTTCCGACTTACCCTGGCCTATACTTTATCAATAGGGGCTTTATCAGTAGGAATTGCGGGCTTTTCAGCAATTGCTTCGGCAGCCAACTCCGATGCCGCATCGCCACAGATTTCTCAGGCGAAAGGGAAGGCGATCTCCAATGAAGAACGCCGCAAGCGAATTGGACAGATGGTCAATGACTACGCCCTTATCTCGGGCGGATGGTTTGTCAATCAACGCTGCAGAATCCTGCCGGAACAAGCAACCCGTGAATTCGAATGGCATGCGACGATGCTAACTCGGGGGCTGCGCCGCTATGTAAAACCACAAACACTGGCGAAAGCACGCGCGTCCGCGGAAAGCAGTGCCAGTTCAAAAAAGTTTGAAAAGTGCGACAAGAAGGCGAAGAAGGCGGTCACCGACACCTTGGGCCTCGCCCGGCGAATGTCGAAGTCAATGATCAGGCAGCCGTACCGTTCGGGATTTTCCGAATGGAAAAACTACCTACGGCAATTCCAAAACGCCGCCATTCGGCTCAATCTGGAACGCCGCTGCCAAGTTCTGAACCCGTCACAACGAAATCAAATGCGCGAAGATTTCAGTGTGGTCGAACTGTCGTTACGAAAACGCACCAGCGAAAACGCGGTCAATAAGGTCCTCTCCGACGCGGCCAAATTAGCGACCGCGCCGTGCAACGAGAAATCCAAGACCCAGATCAGAAATGCCGCCGAGGCCCTGCCCCAACTCCGCCGCCGAATGGTATCTGCGTATTAGTTTTTCTCAGTTTAGAGAAACTTGACTCATTACCCTTCGCCGCCCCCTACCGTTTTACGTGTTTACATTGTTATTTGACAACTTTACCGATATCATATTATCGTTAAAAGTGTTTTTATTATTTCTGTATAACTTTTAGATGTATCCCTGGTGCGGATCGTGCGATCAGGGACGAAAGGGTCGAGCCATGCCGTCACATAAATTAAGGATCATTCTGTCTGCTGTTTTGGTCGTTGCCGTATCGGCCGGCGCTGTCTACGCTTTTAGTCCTGACCAGAAACCCGTCAATTTTTACAGCGGGCATACCCACTCATCTCTCGGTAACGAAGATGCTGCCACCACAGGTGCCCCCCAACACGGCGGCGGCTTGGACCGCAACGGCTGCCATAACCGTTCTGTGCCATATCATTGTCATCGGTGAAGACCCTATCGCGACGATCGAACGGAGTAGCGCGATAGAATTATTTTTTTGGGTCAACAACGACACCGCCAAGGAACTGGGAATCGGCTAATGGGCCAGAACTTTGCAATCAGCCTCGCAATCTTCGCCTTTCTATTTAATTTGGGGATAAGGCTCTTAAATGAAAGCGCCGCCAAACGAGAAGCCGTAGCAGCTATAATCGAAAGCCAGCAGTATGAGGAAAAATATAGCACCTTTCTGACGTGGGGCCTGGACGGGCTACATTCGTTCTTCGGCAAAGGCTGGTCCTTCCACGCGTTAGATAGATGCATGGCGATTGGTTGTGCGTACGGTTTTTTCTTTTTCATGTTCGCCTGGACCTTCGGCTTTCATGGCGGTGTGTTCGACATAAAAGTTTTCCCAGTACAACCCATGGGCAATCGTGTCACCGTATTTGTCATCATTCTGATTTTCATTACCGCAAGCTATTTATTCTGGCGTCGTCTTCCAGACTTGAGTGATAAATCCAAGAACTGGGTCGGGGGCGTTTCGTGCATTGTCGTCATCGCGGTGGGAATGGCGGTATCTGTTACCTTAGCTCAAGGCAAGGGAACGTCGGGAATGGCAATCGGGGCGGCTGCGGGGCTTGGTATTCACTTTATTGGGGCGGCGGCAGCAGGCCGCATCCCGATTTCAGGCCGAGGGGTCGTGCTTGTCGGCCTTATTGCCCTGATCATCTCCTTGGTGCTTAACCACTTGGGAGCGACGCTCATAACGGTGGTTGCCTTTCTTGGAATATTTGGATTTGGTACGATGCTTTCCGTTATGAATGGTTTATTCGACTGGGCATCTTGGGCGGTCAGCCGACATCTCGCGACCTCGATCAAAGATGATCATTCACTCTTTAAGTTCGTTACACACATCTTACTCTACGACACCCTAATCGCCATTGCGTTGCTGGCATTGGTACCGGCTGCATTAATTGGTGGATTTCAGATAACCAATTTCATGCTTGATCAATTTGGCGTTGCTTTGAAATTTAACCATGCGCCCCTCCTTTTCTCTGCCAGCAACGGGCCATTTTCACCGAACGGTTTATGGTTCACCTTGATGCTACTCACAAACTTGGTTCCAACAATCTTGCACTTAACCGTCGCCGTTGCTGGTCTGCCCTTGCTGGTGATCCCGATTTCAATGCGTGTCAAAATTGCACAGAAACTTCGCACCGAAGAAATTGCGCATGGTCTCATTGTAATATCGTTGGCGCTCGGCATTGGGCTGGCCACCGTCATTGCAGGCGGATGGGGAATTAACAAACTAATCACATTAACTGGTTTCAACCTGATGGATCAGATTTATGAAATGGCTTGCTACAGTTCAGAGCTAATGGGAGCAGCTTGCAAACTGTAGTCCTGGCAAACCAATCACTCCTTAGTATTCAACATATAACGCCCGACGCCCGTTGCTTGGCTCAGCGTTTCCATAAAGGGACCAATTTACGAATTTTCGGAAGTTTCTCCGGAAGGTCGTCATCGCCAATAATTATGATGTCCTCCGGAATTTTTCGGAGATCAATCGGCGGTTTCGTCGGGTCAACGGGAAGATCATACCGCTCTTCTTCCACATCACCCTCCCCTGACTCTTTCGGCTCGACAGGTGAGGTGTTCCAATCATTAGGGAGTTTCGGAAGCTCTGGCTCGAACCCAGGATTAGGAAAGATTAGATCATCGGGATCAAACACCCCGTCTCCGAAGTCACCCAAGAGGCCTTCATCGAACAAGTT is a window from the Rhodospirillaceae bacterium genome containing:
- a CDS encoding CPBP family intramembrane metalloprotease, producing the protein MGRELAMGSRATDLLMGAAVAAPFVLNDFLFVRAEGVTAWLTVDYGSRFLALAVIFFYPPFRAAATEALRFNKYPSHPWGSYFGNFAFGIGLVVVLSMAAEYAVRQPLKELIPGTELFTYPDLDLGAVYWLDVTFGLALVALSEELAFRTVAKRVIGAFSENQVWLVVVSSVVFGIIHWSNGVPNIIDSAVVGAVLMVFYLRSGSILGPVAAHYLIDLWYFA
- a CDS encoding SEL1-like repeat protein produces the protein MKFPVIVASVLILGACASPVPPSTTEAKKAPNSFASVPLSVAEPLLRTAEKAYIRHEYADAVEIWQDLANKGNATAQFRMGFLFTNGEITRPRPEQANRWLRPAAEQNHPHAQMLLGSSFAWGDGQARDLDRAEYWFRRAARSNDPFIVRMIGSYYQATQNAAADARAVPWFERAAALGSVGALVDLGRIFREGRGATKNLAKALGFFGRAAVQGDADAHGDLGEMYLKGEGRAVDYTLALKHLSVAATQGLAKAQFQLGELYRDGRGTARDLKSARHWFEKSANNNNANAAFSLSAMYLGGELKARDGITRAYSWFVRGLRAQGLNPSVLIHQKLRPMTQG